A genome region from Camelina sativa cultivar DH55 chromosome 10, Cs, whole genome shotgun sequence includes the following:
- the LOC104718440 gene encoding uncharacterized protein LOC104718440, with protein sequence MEVSSSLKLSSSSLSPSIINLQVSSSSIDFKFSKYDNTSLPKPFLQLGDRSPRLRDQQVSHSLNLRSYRNRVTAKSGSQGWDFGRFVKTLYFFNGPPSPLKFVSSVFEKLTNGSTEEPVNEMETTGIILVAGATGGVGRRVVDILKMRGLPVKALVRNEEKARKMLGLDIDLIVADITKENTLVPEKFKGVRKVINAVSCIVGPKEGDTPERQKYNQGVRFFEPEIKGDSPELVEYIGMKNLINAVRDGVGLENGKLIFGVGDNTFKDLPWGALDDVVMGGVSESNFLVDLTAGENGGLTGIFKGIVSTTNNGGFTSVRNKNFPEAENLSAYDGLELRLKGDGLRYKLIVRTSQNWDTVGYTASFDTSPGQWQSVRLPFSSLRPVLRARTVTDAPPFNASSIISLQLMFSKFEYDGKLNPTFKEGPFELPLSSIRAYIQEPVTPRFVHVGSAGVTRPERPGLDLSRQPPAVRLNKELDFILTYKLKGEDLIRESGIPFAIVRPCALTEEPAGADLIFEQGDNITGKVSRDEVARICIAALDSPSALNKTFEVKSTVPFSEPFTVDPENPPPEKDYNEYFKNLKDGITGKEALEQSTAAV encoded by the exons ATGGAGGTTTCGTCTTCACTCAAGCTCTCATCGTCGTCGTTATCTCCTTCCATCATCAACCTTCAG GTTTCTTCATCAAGTATTGATTTTAAATTCTCTAAGTACGACAACACTTCACTTCCTAAACCGTTTCTTCAACTTGGTGATAGAAGCCCACGTCTTCGTGACCAACAAGTTTCACATTCTCTCAATCTAAGGTCATATAGAAATCGGGTCACTGCCAAATCAGGCTCTCAAGGTTGGGACTTTGGTAGATTCGTCAAAACATTGTACTTTTTCAACGGACCACCATCTCCTCTAAAG TTTGTATCATCAGTGTTTGAGAAGCTTACTAACGGATCAACGGAGGAACCTGTTAATGAAATGGAAACGACTGGAATCATACTTGTGGCTGGAGCTACTGGTGGTGTAGGAAGAAGGGTTGTTGATATCTTGAAGATGAGAGGGTTGCCTGTTAAAGCATTG GTGAGAAATGAAGAGAAGGCTCGGAAAATGTTAGGACTTGACATTGACTTG ATTGTTGCTGATATTACAAAGGAAAATACACTGGTTCCTGAAAAGTTCAAAGGAGTGAGGAAAGTGATCAATGCTGTTTCTTGTATTGTTGGTCCAAAGGAAGGAGATACACCTGAGAGACAAAAATACAATCAG GGGGTCAGGTTCTTCGAGCCAGAG ATCAAAGGCGACTCCCCTGAGTTAGTGGAATATATTGGAATGAAGAACTTAATCAATGCTGTTAGAGATGGTGTTGGACTTGAGAACGGGAAGCTTATTTTCGGTGTTGGGG ATAACACATTTAAAGATCTACCTTGGGGAGCCTTGGATGATGTTGTAATGGGAGGTGTCAGCGAAAGTAACTTCCTAGTAGATCTAACTGCTGGTGAAAACGGTGGACTTACCGGAATTTTCAAAG GTATTGTTTCCACAACAAATAATGGTGGATTTACGAGTGTCCGAAACAAG AACTTTCCAGAGGCAGAGAATCTCTCTGCATATGATGGTTTAGAGCTACGACTAAAAGGTGATGGACTCCGTTATAAGCTAATCGTCCGGACAAGCCAAAATTGGGATACTGTTGGTTACACCGCTAGTTTCGACACTTCACCAGGACAATGGCAATCT GTACGCTTACCTTTCTCGTCTCTAAGACCTGTACTTCGTGCACGTACAGTGACAGATGCACCACCTTTTAATGCAAGCAGTATTATTTCACTACag CTTATGTTTAGTAAATTTGAGTATGATGGTAAGCTTAACCCGACTTTCAAAGAAGGACCTTTCGAGCTTCCTTTATCGAGTATTCGAGCTTATATCCAAGAACCTGTCACTCCAAG GTTTGTTcatgttggctctgcgggagtGACCCGACCAGAGAGACCCGGTTTGGATCTAAGCAGACAACCTCCTGCTGTGAGATTAAACAAGGAGCTTGATTTCATTCTCACTTACAAGTTAAAG GGAGAGGATCTGATACGCGAAAGCGGGATTCCGTTTGCGATTGTACGGCCATGTGCTCTAACAGAAGAGCCTGCGGGAGCTGATCTCATTTTCGAACAAGGAGACAACATTACG GGGAAGGTATCAAGAGACGAAGTAGCACGTATATGCATTGCTGCATTAGATAGCCCGTCTGCTCTAAACAAGACGTTCGAg gtTAAAAGTACAGTTCCGTTTAGTGAGCCATTCACGGTAGATCCTGAGAATCCACCACCGGAGAAAGACTACAATGAGTATTTCAAGAATCTGAAAGATGGAATCACCGGTAAAGAAGCTCTAGAACAGAGCACTGCTGCAGTTTAA